Proteins encoded together in one Salmo trutta chromosome 3, fSalTru1.1, whole genome shotgun sequence window:
- the cnfn gene encoding cornifelin homolog yields the protein MAYQSEMVISSQPQVTINNYTVTSSGSSDWSSNVCDCCDDCGICLCATFVPCILGCKVAQDNGDSCCVPFLPGALIALRTSIRSKYRIPGSVCDDWVVMTCLPFCGLCQMAREQKMRG from the exons ATGGCTTATCAGAGTGAGATGGTGATCAGCTCCCAGCCTCAGGTCACCATCAACAACTACACCGTGACTTCCTCTGGGTCCTCCGATTGGAGCTCCAACGTTTGTGACTGCTGCGATGACTGCGGCATCT GTCTGTGTGCGACCTTCGTGCCCTGTATCCTGGGCTGTAAGGTTGCACAGGACAATGGGGACAGTTGCTGTGTGCCTTTCCTCCCTGGAGCCTTGATCGCCCTGAGGACAAGCATCCGCAGCAAATACCGCATCCCT GGTTCCGTGTGTGATGACTGGGTAGTCATGACCTGCCTGCCTTTCTGCGGACTCTGTCAGATGGCCAGGGAGCAGAAGATGAGAGGCTGA